The region CCGTGACGCCGCCCGTCAGCGGGTCCGCCTGGCTGACGGGCGGGGCGTACCTGCTGGGTCAGCTGGCCTGCCTGCTCGTCGCGGCGGAGGCCTGGCGGGGCGCGCACCACGCGCAGCGGCGGCTGCTGGGGCGTTTCACGCTGGCCCTCACGGCGCTGTGGTTGGGCGACTGCGTCACCCTGAGTTTCGAGCTGCGGGACCTGAACATCCCCGGTCTGTCCGTCGCGGACGCGCTGTACGCCACGTACTACCTGCTGATGGGCGGCGCGCTGCTCAGCCTCACGCGCCTGCGCCTGAACTCCCTGCGGACCCTGTCCATGACGCTCGACAGCCTGATCGTCATGACGATCCTGGGCACGGTCACCTGGACGTTCCTGCTGTCCCGCAGCGTGCCGCTGCACCCGGCCGGCGCGGCGTACGTCACGCTGGACCTCGCGCTGATCGCCGTGGGCCTGCTGGCCCTGCGGCAGCAGCGCCTGAGCGTGCCCGTGGCGCTGCTGTGCGCGGGCCTGACCCTGATCGTCAGTGGTGACCTGCACGCCGCGCTGGTGGGCGGGTACGCGTCCGGGAACCGCGCGGACTTCCTGTACCTGTGGGGCAGCGCCCTGCAGGTGCTGGGCCTGTGGTGGCGGCGTGACCAGGCGGTGCGGGGCGTGCAGTGGCGCCCACCCCGCCCGGTGCGGGTGTGGCTGGCGGCCTTCCCGTACCTGGCGGGCGGCCTGACCTGCGCGGCCCTGCTCGTGTCCCGTCCGGCGCCGGTCACGCTGTGGGGCGCGGCCCTGACGTTCCTGCTGGTGCTGCTGCGCCAGGGCACGGTCATCCAGGAGAACCACCTGCTGGCGCGCAAGTTACGGCACTCCGCGGCGGAACTGGAACGGCGCGGCTCCCAGCTGCGGTACCAGGCGCGGCATGACGCGCTGACCGGCCTGCCCAACCGCGCGGAGTTCGAGGAGCGCCTGCGCGCCGCCATCAGCGGCCCGGCCGCCGTGATGTTCATCGACCTGGACGGCTTCAAGGACGTGAATGACACCTTCGGGCACCCGGTGGGTGACGACCTGCTGCGCCTCGTGGCCGCCCGGCTGCAGACGCACCTGCCCGCCCGGGCGACCCTGGCGCGCGTGGGTGGCGACGAGTTCACGCTCGTGCTGCCCGGCGCGGACGAGGCGCAGGCGCTGCACACCGCGCGGCGCCTGCTGAACAGCCTGAGCGACCCGGTGGCCGTGGCGGGCCTCACGCTGACCGTGTCGGCGTCCATCGGGGTGAGTGTCGCCCCGCGCGACGGCACGGACGTCACGACCCTGCAGCGCCGGGCGGACACCGCGATGTATCACGCCAAGCACAGCGGCCGCCGGCAGGTGAAGGCCTTCACACCGGCCCTGGACGACCAGCGGCGCGAGCATTTCGCGCTGGAGGCCGCGCTGCGCCGCGCCGTGCACGCCCAGCAGTTCACGCTGCACTACCAGCCGCAGCTGCGCGGCGCCGCACTTGAGAGTGTTGAGGCCCTGGTCCGCTGGACCGACCCGCAGCTGGGGCCCGTGTCGCCCGGGCGGTTCATTCCGGTGGCCGAGCAGTGCGGCCTGATCCTCCCGCTGGGCCGCTGGGTGCGCGAGCAGGCGTGCGCGCAGGCCGCCGCGTGGCACGCGCAGGGCCGCCCCCTGCGGGTCGCGGTGAACGTGTCCCCGCTGGAGTTCACGCAGCCGGACTTCGTGCCGCACGTGCAGGGCCTGCTGCTTGGCCTGGACCTGCCCGCGCACCTGCTGGAACTGGAGGTCACCGAGGGTCTGCTCGTGCAGGACCTGACGGGCACCGCCGCGATCCTGCGTGAACTGCGCGCGCTGGGCGTGCGGATCAGCGTGGATGACTTTGGCGTGCAGCACGCGTCCCTGAGCGCCCTGATGGCCCTCCCGGCCGACGTGCTGAAACTCGACCGCAGCTTCCTGAGTGGCCACGACACCCCGGGCGGACTGCCCAGCGGGACGCAGGTGCTGCGCGCCGTGCACACCCTGGGCCGCGAACTGAACCTCGACGTACTGGCCGAGGGTGTCGAGACGCCCGAACAGCACGCGCTGCTGCGCGACCTGGGCTTCGAGTACATGCAGGGGTTCCTGTTCGCGCCCGCCATGCCCGCCGAGGAACTGGACCTGTGGCGGGACGCCCGCAGCGGCTGAAGGCAGGCGCGAAGGTGCGGGCCCGCCAGTGGCCGTCGTCAGCGGCGTGTGCCCTGAGCGCCCAGTCTGCCCCGCGGCAACCCAGACCCCGCAGCGCGCGTACCGGCAGGTATGGAACTGAACGGACGGATCGGCGGAGTCTCCCTGGGGTACGACCTGCGCGCCACCTGGGACGGCCAGCGCCTCACGGGCCGCATCGGCGGGCGGTTCGAGGGCAAGGACATCCACCTCAGCGTGCACGGTGGGCGCGTGACCGGCCGGGTCGGCGGGACGTTCGAGGGCTTCGACGCGACCGGCGACCTGGGTGATCAGCGCGTGGACGTGCGTCTGGGTGGCCGCATTCAGGGGGACGACCTGCACCTGACCCTGAGCGGCGCGCGGGTCGAGGGGCGCTTCTCGGGCCGGATCGACGGCAAGGACGTGAGCCTCACCTCAGACGGCGGGCGCCTGCACGGCCGGATCGGCGGGGTCGTGGACGGCAAGGACGTGAGTCTCGAACTGGATGGCGTGCCCGCACTGGTGGCGGCGCTGGCGGCCACCTGCGCCTTCAAGGCCCTGGAGGATCAGCAGGACGCCGCCAGCGCCAGTACCGCCAGCAGCAGCTGAGGGGGCTCAGGGGGCGGGCTGCACCCGTGGCGTCAGGGGTGGGCGGCGGCCAGGATCAGGTCGGCGGGCGTGTGAACGTGCTCGGCGGCCGCGCCGCCCAGGTGCAGCAGCGCGCGGCCCACCAGGTCAAAGCCGAGCGCATACCCGGCCCAGCGCGGCAGGTTCTGCACTTGAGAACCGTAGAACCAGGCCTCAAACCCGAAGTCCGTGGTCCGCAGCAGCGGCGTAGCCCGCGCCCACAGCTCGCGCAGGTTCACGGGCGCCTGCGCGTACAGGGGCGGCGTCTCTCGCTCGGTGAGTTCGTGGTGCTGCGCGAGGCCCTCGCTGACCAGCACCTCCAGCAGCGTGCGCCCGTAGCCGGGGCCGCGCCAGCGGGCGGCGTGATGCAGTTCGTGGGCGAGCGTGGCGGGCAGTTCGGTGCGCCAGCCGGACAGGAAGTGCCCATGGCCGGGGTTGATGGTCAGCTCCACGTAAGTGCCGGTGGGCGCGTAGCCGTGCACACCGGTCTCCGGCAGGGCCCAGGGCAGCACCCGCAGGGCGACGTCCACGCCGTCCAGGTTCAGCCGGGCCGCGTGCCAGTTCAGGGTCGCGGTCAGTTGGCCTTTGATCTCGCGCGCCAGTTCAGGCTTCAGTTGACCGGCGGCGTTCATGACGTGCAGGGCGTTCATCACGCCACGTTCAGCGGCGCAGCAGGATGAACCCGGCGGCGCAGGCCATCGCCAGCAGCAGGGCGGGCGCCCCGAGCAGCCAGTTCATGGTGCCGGCCAGGGTGGCCGTGACGGTCAGGACGCCGGTCATCCACCCGCAGGCGAGCAGCGCGAAGGTCGGCCAGGGCAGGCGGTTGACGGTGATCAGCAGCAGCGGCGTCAACGCCACGTACCGCAGCGTGCGGGCCAGGGCGCTGCTGGTGCCCGCGTCGAAGGTGGCCCCGGCCACCCACAGGGTCAGGGCGGCGGCCGGAATCAGCAGCAGGATGGGCAGCAGGGCCGTGCGGGCAGCGGGGGCAGGATGCATCTGACCCACAGTACGGTCCGTTCCGTGCGCGGGTGGCCTCAGATGAGCACGGGTCACCCTCGTCCCGCACACGGCGCCCCGCGTGCCCGATTCCCAGCAAGCCGCACATTCCCGCGTCTGGGCGCGTGGTACGTTCCGCGCATCATGACCGTGACTGCGAAGGCGAGGACGTTGGGAGAACTGCTTCAGACCGAAGGGTACGCCGGGCGCGCGCCGTTCGACGGGAAGATCCGCCTGGTGCAGGACGAGGTGCGGGACAACCTGACCCGCAAGCTGCGGGGCGGCGAGGAACTGTTCCCCGGTGTGGTCGGGTACGACGACACGGTGATTCCGCAGCTGGTGAACGCGCTGCTGGCCCGGCAGAACTTCATCCTGCTGGGCCTGCGCGGACAGGCGAAGAGCCGCATCCTGCGCGCCATCACCGAACTGCTGGACCCCGAGGTGCCGGTCATCGCGGGCGTGGACATGCCGGACGACGTGCTGAACCCCGTGGGGGCCGAGGGCCGCGCGCTGCTGGAGGCGCACGGGCTGGAGCTGCCGATCCGCTGGCTGCCGCGCGCGGAGCGGTACGTGGAGAAACTGGCGACGCCGGACGTGACGGTCGCGGACCTGATCGGGGACGTGGACCCGATCAAGGCGGCGCGCCTGGGCACCAGCCTGGGTGACGTGCGCAGCATGCACTTCGGGCTGCTGCCCCGCGCGAACCGCGGGATCTTCGCCGTGAACGAACTGGCGGACCTGGCGCCGAAGGTGCAGGTGGCGCTGTTCAACATCCTTCAGGAGGGGGACGTGCAGATCAAGGGCTACCCCATCCGCCTGGAACTGGACGTGATGCTGGTCTTTTCCGCGAACCCCGAGGATTACACGGCGCGCGGGAAGATCGTCACGCCCCTCAAGGACCGCATCGGCAGCGAGATCCGCACGCATTACCCGACCGACGTGCGCCTGGGCATGGACATCACCGCGCAGGAAGCTGTGCGCAGCGGCGACGTGACGGTGCCGGAGTTCATCGCGGAACTCGTGGAAGAAATTGCCTTCCAGGCGCGCGAGGACGGCCGCGTGGACAAGCTGAGCGGCGTGTCGCAGCGCCTGCCGATCTCGCTGATGGAGGTCGCCGCCGCGAACGCCGAGCGCCGCAGCCTCGTGCAGGGCGACGACGCGGTCGTGCGCGTCAGTGACGTGTACGCGGGCCTCCCCGCCATCACCGGGAAGATGGAACTGGAGTACGAGGGTGAACTCAAGGGCGCGGACAACGTCGCCCGGGACGTGATCCGCAAGGCCGCCGGGGCCGTGTACGCCCGCCGCTACGGCAGCGCGAACACCCGCGAGCTGGAAAAATGGTTCGAGGCCGGGAACGTGTTCCGCTTCCCGCAGGGCGGGGACAGCGCCGCCGCCCTCAAGGCCGCCGGTGAGGTGCCGGGCCTGAGTGACCTGGCCGCCGAGGTTGCCGCGAGCAGCGTGGACGCCGTGCGTGTGTCCGCCGCTGAGTTCGTCCTGGAGGGCCTGTACGGCCGCAAGAAGCTGTCCCGCGCGGAGGAACTGTACGCCGCGCCGGAACCCGAGGCGCGCCAGCAGCGCGGCGGCCGCTGGAACTGAGCAGGCCACGAAGGGGGCGGAGCTGATCAGCCCCGCCCCTCTCCTATTGGCCCTCAGGCATCACCGGTCAGGTAGAAAGCGATGTCGGT is a window of Deinococcus radiotolerans DNA encoding:
- a CDS encoding putative bifunctional diguanylate cyclase/phosphodiesterase; the protein is MTVQVLNVRMVERRAEAALLLTVLLHALTVTVTPPVSGSAWLTGGAYLLGQLACLLVAAEAWRGAHHAQRRLLGRFTLALTALWLGDCVTLSFELRDLNIPGLSVADALYATYYLLMGGALLSLTRLRLNSLRTLSMTLDSLIVMTILGTVTWTFLLSRSVPLHPAGAAYVTLDLALIAVGLLALRQQRLSVPVALLCAGLTLIVSGDLHAALVGGYASGNRADFLYLWGSALQVLGLWWRRDQAVRGVQWRPPRPVRVWLAAFPYLAGGLTCAALLVSRPAPVTLWGAALTFLLVLLRQGTVIQENHLLARKLRHSAAELERRGSQLRYQARHDALTGLPNRAEFEERLRAAISGPAAVMFIDLDGFKDVNDTFGHPVGDDLLRLVAARLQTHLPARATLARVGGDEFTLVLPGADEAQALHTARRLLNSLSDPVAVAGLTLTVSASIGVSVAPRDGTDVTTLQRRADTAMYHAKHSGRRQVKAFTPALDDQRREHFALEAALRRAVHAQQFTLHYQPQLRGAALESVEALVRWTDPQLGPVSPGRFIPVAEQCGLILPLGRWVREQACAQAAAWHAQGRPLRVAVNVSPLEFTQPDFVPHVQGLLLGLDLPAHLLELEVTEGLLVQDLTGTAAILRELRALGVRISVDDFGVQHASLSALMALPADVLKLDRSFLSGHDTPGGLPSGTQVLRAVHTLGRELNLDVLAEGVETPEQHALLRDLGFEYMQGFLFAPAMPAEELDLWRDARSG
- a CDS encoding DUF2268 domain-containing putative Zn-dependent protease (predicted Zn-dependent protease with a strongly conserved HExxH motif); protein product: MNALHVMNAAGQLKPELAREIKGQLTATLNWHAARLNLDGVDVALRVLPWALPETGVHGYAPTGTYVELTINPGHGHFLSGWRTELPATLAHELHHAARWRGPGYGRTLLEVLVSEGLAQHHELTERETPPLYAQAPVNLRELWARATPLLRTTDFGFEAWFYGSQVQNLPRWAGYALGFDLVGRALLHLGGAAAEHVHTPADLILAAAHP
- a CDS encoding ATP-binding protein; amino-acid sequence: MTVTAKARTLGELLQTEGYAGRAPFDGKIRLVQDEVRDNLTRKLRGGEELFPGVVGYDDTVIPQLVNALLARQNFILLGLRGQAKSRILRAITELLDPEVPVIAGVDMPDDVLNPVGAEGRALLEAHGLELPIRWLPRAERYVEKLATPDVTVADLIGDVDPIKAARLGTSLGDVRSMHFGLLPRANRGIFAVNELADLAPKVQVALFNILQEGDVQIKGYPIRLELDVMLVFSANPEDYTARGKIVTPLKDRIGSEIRTHYPTDVRLGMDITAQEAVRSGDVTVPEFIAELVEEIAFQAREDGRVDKLSGVSQRLPISLMEVAAANAERRSLVQGDDAVVRVSDVYAGLPAITGKMELEYEGELKGADNVARDVIRKAAGAVYARRYGSANTRELEKWFEAGNVFRFPQGGDSAAALKAAGEVPGLSDLAAEVAASSVDAVRVSAAEFVLEGLYGRKKLSRAEELYAAPEPEARQQRGGRWN